One window from the genome of Vanessa tameamea isolate UH-Manoa-2023 chromosome 13, ilVanTame1 primary haplotype, whole genome shotgun sequence encodes:
- the LOC135193612 gene encoding uncharacterized protein LOC135193612 isoform X1, with the protein MKAFLVLAAVAAIGSARPEAGYSYNAPGGGGLGGHGGIGGGSIGGGIGGGHGGFSSGGLSSSSFGLGGGLGGGFSSGGGFSSGGGFSSGGGFSSGGGFGAGGGGGFGAGGGGGGFGAGGGGGGFGGGFGGAPIVQKHIYVHVPPPEPEEQRPQVISGGAVPQKHYKIIFIKAPAPPAPITPIIPAQAQNEEKTLVYVLVKKPDEQPDITIPTAAPTQPSKPEVYFIKYKTQKEGGSIGGGAIGGGIGGGIIGGGIGGSGIGGGISGGSIGSGISGGSISGGSIGGGSIGGGHGIGSGIGSGIGGGHGSSGSVSSSYGPPGHSGGPY; encoded by the exons ATGAAAGCGTTCTTG gTATTAGCAGCCGTAGCGGCTATCGGCTCGGCAAGACCCGAGGCGGGATACTCCTACAATGCTCCCGGTGGTGGTGGCCTCGGTGGCCATGGAGGCATCGGCGGCGGCAGTATCGGCGGTGGAATCGGCGGCGGTCACGGAGGATTCTCCTCCGGCGGTCTGAGCTCCAGCAGCTTCGGCCTTGGTGGCGGACTCGGCGGCGGATTCTCATCCGGCGGTGGTTTCTCATCCGGCGGTGGATTCTCGTCCGGTGGTGGATTCTCCTCTGGTGGCGGATTCGGcgccggcggcggcggcggttTTGGTgctggcggcggcggcggcggttTCGGTgctggcggcggcggcggcggcttCGGCGGCGGCTTCGGTGGCGCTCCCATAGTCCAGAAACACATCTACGTCCATGTCCCACCACCAGAACCTGAAGAACAACGCCCTCAAGTGATCTCTGGTGGAGCCGTACCCCAAAAGCACTACAAGATCATCTTCATCAAGGCCCCAGCACCTCCCGCACCCATCACTCCCATCATCCCCGCTCAAGCCCAAAACGAAGAGAAGACCCTCGTATACGTCCTGGTCAAGAAACCCGACGAACAACCCGACATCACCATCCCCACTGCCGCTCCCACTCAACCCTCAAAACCCGAAGTTTACTTCATCAAATACAAGACCCAGAAGGAAGGTGGTTCCATCGGTGGTGGAGCTATTGGAGGTGGTATTGGCGGAGGCATTATTGGCGGTGGTATCGGCGGTTCTGGTATCGGCGGTGGCATCTCTGGTGGCAGCATCGGCTCTGGCATCTCTGGTGGTAGCATCTCTGGAGGCAGCATCGGCGGTGGCAGCATTGGCGGTGGTCACGGCATCGGTTCCGGCATCGGCTCCGGCATCGGCGGCGGCCATGGCTCCTCGGGCTCCGTCAGCTCCTCCTACGGACCCCCCGGTCACTCCGGCGGCCCCTACTAA
- the LOC135193612 gene encoding uncharacterized protein LOC135193612 isoform X2, translating to MKAFLVLAAVAAIGSARPEAGYSYNAPGGGGLGGHGGIGGGSIGGGIGGGHGGFSSGGLSSSSFGLGGGLGGGFSSGGGFSSGGGFSSGGGFSSGGGFGAGGGGGFGAGGGGGFGGGFGGAPIVQKHIYVHVPPPEPEEQRPQVISGGAVPQKHYKIIFIKAPAPPAPITPIIPAQAQNEEKTLVYVLVKKPDEQPDITIPTAAPTQPSKPEVYFIKYKTQKEGGSIGGGAIGGGIGGGIIGGGIGGSGIGGGISGGSIGSGISGGSISGGSIGGGSIGGGHGIGSGIGSGIGGGHGSSGSVSSSYGPPGHSGGPY from the exons ATGAAAGCGTTCTTG gTATTAGCAGCCGTAGCGGCTATCGGCTCGGCAAGACCCGAGGCGGGATACTCCTACAATGCTCCCGGTGGTGGTGGCCTCGGTGGCCATGGAGGCATCGGCGGCGGCAGTATCGGCGGTGGAATCGGCGGCGGTCACGGAGGATTCTCCTCCGGCGGTCTGAGCTCCAGCAGCTTCGGCCTTGGTGGCGGACTCGGCGGCGGATTCTCATCCGGCGGTGGTTTCTCATCCGGCGGTGGATTCTCGTCCGGTGGTGGATTCTCCTCTGGTGGCGGATTCGGcgccggcggcggcggcggttTTGGTgctggcggcggcggcggc ttCGGCGGCGGCTTCGGTGGCGCTCCCATAGTCCAGAAACACATCTACGTCCATGTCCCACCACCAGAACCTGAAGAACAACGCCCTCAAGTGATCTCTGGTGGAGCCGTACCCCAAAAGCACTACAAGATCATCTTCATCAAGGCCCCAGCACCTCCCGCACCCATCACTCCCATCATCCCCGCTCAAGCCCAAAACGAAGAGAAGACCCTCGTATACGTCCTGGTCAAGAAACCCGACGAACAACCCGACATCACCATCCCCACTGCCGCTCCCACTCAACCCTCAAAACCCGAAGTTTACTTCATCAAATACAAGACCCAGAAGGAAGGTGGTTCCATCGGTGGTGGAGCTATTGGAGGTGGTATTGGCGGAGGCATTATTGGCGGTGGTATCGGCGGTTCTGGTATCGGCGGTGGCATCTCTGGTGGCAGCATCGGCTCTGGCATCTCTGGTGGTAGCATCTCTGGAGGCAGCATCGGCGGTGGCAGCATTGGCGGTGGTCACGGCATCGGTTCCGGCATCGGCTCCGGCATCGGCGGCGGCCATGGCTCCTCGGGCTCCGTCAGCTCCTCCTACGGACCCCCCGGTCACTCCGGCGGCCCCTACTAA